The Pan troglodytes isolate AG18354 chromosome 1, NHGRI_mPanTro3-v2.0_pri, whole genome shotgun sequence genome includes a region encoding these proteins:
- the LOC457842 gene encoding alpha-enolase-like, protein MSILKIHAREIFDSRGNPTVEVDLFTSEGLFRAAVPSGASTGIYEVLELQDNDKTHYMGKGVSKPVEPINKTIAPVLVSKKLNVTEQEKIDKLMIEMDETENKSKFGANAILGVSLAACKASAVEKGVPLYHHIADLSGNSKVILPVPVFSVINGSSHAVTKLAMQEFMVLPVGAANFREAMPIGAEVYHSLKNVIKEKYGKDATGVGDGGAFAPSILENKEGLELLKTAIGKAGYTDKVIVGMDVAASEFFRSGKYDLEFKFLHDPTRYISPDCLADLYKSFIKNYPVVSTEDPFDQDDWGAWQKFTASAGIQVVGDDLRVTNPKRTASAVNEKKCNCLLLKVNQIRSVTESLQACKLAQANGWCVMVPHHSGETENTFITDLVVGL, encoded by the coding sequence ATGTCTATTCTCAAGATCCATGCCAGGGAGATCTTTGACTCTCGTGGGAATCCCACTGTTGAGGTTGATCTCTTCACCTCAGAAGGTCTCTTCAGAGCTGCTGTGCCCAGTGGTGCTTCAACTGGTATCTATGAGGTCCTAGAGCTCCAGGACAATGATAAGACTCACTATATGGGGAAGGGTGTCTCAAAGCCTGTTGAGCCCATCAATAAAACTATTGCACCTGTCCTGGTTAGCAAGAAACTGAACGTCACAGAACAAGAGAAGATTGACAAACTTATGATAGAGAtggatgaaacagaaaataaatctaaatttGGTGCAAACGCCATTCTGGGAGTGTCCCTCGCTGCCTGCAAAGCTAGTGCTGTTGAGAAGGGGGTTCCCCTGTACCACCACATCGCCGACTTGTCTGGCAACTCCAAAGTCATCTTGCCAGTCCCGGTGTTCAGTGTCATCAATGGCAGTTCTCATGCTGTCACCAAGCTGGCCATGCAGGAGTTCATGGTCCTCCCAGTCGGTGCAGCAAACTTCAGGGAAGCCATGCCCATTGGAGCGGAGGTTTACCACAGCCTGAAGAATGTCATCAAGGAGAAATATGGGAAAGATGCCACCGGTGTGGGGGATGGAGGCGCGTTTGCTCCCAGCATCCTGGAGAATAAAGAAGGCCTGGAGCTGCTGAAGACTGCGATTGGGAAAGCTGGCTACACTGATAAGGTGATCGTCGGCATGGACGTAGCGGCCTCCGAGTTCTTCAGGTCTGGAAAGTATGACCTGGAATTCAAGTTTCTCCACGACCCCACCAGGTACATCTCACCTGACTGTCTGGCTGACCTGTACAAGTCCTTCATCAAAAACTACCCAGTGGTGTCTACTGAAGATCCCTTTGACCAGGATGACTGGGGAGCTTGGCAGAAGTTCACGGCCAGTGCAGGAATCCAGGTAGTGGGGGATGATCTCAGAGTGACCAACCCAAAGAGGACAGCCTCGGCCGTGAATGAGAAGAAGTGCAACTGCCTCCTGCTCAAAGTGAACCAGATTCGCTCCGTGACTGAGTCCCTTCAGGCATGCAAGCTGGCCCAGGCCAATGGTTGGTGTGTCATGGTGCCTCATCATTCTGGGGAGACTGAAAATACCTTCATCACTGACCTGGTGGTGGGGCTGTGA